The Litorilinea aerophila DNA window CCGGCGCACCACCGAGCAGGCCGCCTGGCTGGATGCCCAGATCGGCTGGGAGCGGCTGTTTGCCATTTCCGGCCTGGCCTTGCAGCCCATCTTCGGCCTGTGCAAAGTGCTCTGGCTGCGCCAGCATGAGCCCGAGGCCTGGGCGCGCACGGCCCGCTGGCTCAACGTGGCCGACTACATCGCCTATCGCCTGAGCGGCCAGATGGCCACCGACTTCTCCCTGGCCTCCCGCACCCTGGCCCTGGATCTACACCGCCTGCGCTGGGCCACCGAACTCCTGGCCGAGCTGGGCCTTCCCCCGGACCTGTTTGCCCCGCTGACGGCCAGCGGCACGCCCCTGGGCCCCGTCCTGCCGGAGGTGGCTGCGGCCACCGGCCTGCCATCCCATGCCCAGGTGGCCGTGGGCGGCCATGACCACGTCTGTGGGGCCCTGGCCCTGGGAGTAACCGACCCGGGCACCGTGCTCAATTCCCTGGGCACGGCGGAAGCGGTCTTCTTGCCTGTCACCCGCCCCCTCACCGACCCGGCCTTCGGCCAGCAGGGCTATTCCCAGGGAACCCACGTGGATGGGCGCCACTATTACGCGCTGGGTGGGCTCTACACGTCCGGCGCCAGCGTGGAGTGGTTTCGCGAGGCCATCGCCGATGGCGCCCCCTACGCCACCCTGATCCAGGAGGCGGCCGACGTTCCCCCGGGCAGCCTGGGCGTCTGCTTCCTGCCCCATCTGCGGCTGGCCAATCCGCCCCATCTGGATCCCCGCTCCCGGGGCGCCTTCATCGGCCTCAGCACCGAAGCCCGGCGGGGCGTCCTCTTTCGGGCGCTGCTGGAGGGCCTGTCCTTGGAGATGCGCAGCACCCTGGAGCCGCTATTGGGCCACGCGCAGGCCACCCTGCAACGGGTCATGGCTACCGGCGGCGGCACCCGCAATGAGCTCTGGATACGCATCAAGGCGGGCGTCCTGGACCGGCCCGTCCATGTGGTCAGCGTGGCCGAATCCACCGCCCTGGGCGCGGCCGTGCTGGCCGGCATGGGGGCCGGCGTCTACGCCGACGTGGCCGATGCCCTGGCCCGGCTGGCCCTCACAGCCACGCCGGTTCATCCCGTGCCAGAGGAAGCCCGCCTCTACAGCCGGATCTACCGGGAAGTCTACAGCCATGTCTACGAGACACTGCGCCCCCTGCACCACGCCCTGGACACGATCCGGAGCAGTAGGTCATCGTAGTCGGTTTTGATCCACAGACAACACAGATTCACACCAATTTTTGTGGAATTCACACGCGGATCCACTTACAGAAACCACAAATTTCACACACAGACACACATTCAACAGGATCAACGGATTCCACAGATTTGCACAGATACACTACCTTTACAGATTTGAGCCACAGATTCCACAGATGAGCACGGATGTAGTCCTTCCCGATGGCGATCCATCTGCGGCGTGGGCATCCTCAGATGCCGACCCAGTCGCTGCGCAGCCGTCGTCATCCTTTCATCCGCCTGGGTCCGGCACCATGGGGCGGCTGGGAGCCGTCCCTACGGCAAGCAAACCGGCGCCCTTTCGCGATTGGCGACAGTGGGTGGGCACGGAGGCCCGCCCCTACGGAAACGGGCACCAGGTCGTAGGCGTCGTCATCCTTTCATCCGCCTGGGTTCTGTGGATCGGATCGGCAAAGATAGTGCCAGGTAAAAATCTGTGTAAAGCTGTGAAATCTGTGGATCCCTCCTTATCTTCTGTGGAGAGGCAGATCATGACGGAACCATTGCTGCCTGTGTTCACCGTCACCCTGAACCCGGGCCTGGACCGCACCTTGGTGGTTCCCCGGCTTCAGGAGAATGTGGTCTTGCGGGCCGTGGAGAGTCGCCTGGACTGGGGCGGAAAGGGCTTCAATGTCTCCCGGGCCCTGCAGGCCTTGGGGGTACCCAGCACGGCCCTGGGTTTTGTGGGCGGCGCCACCGGCCAGCTGCTGGAGCGGGGCCTGTCAGGTCTGGGCATCGCCACCGATTTTGTGCACATCCAGGGGGAAACCCGCACCAACACGGTCATTGCGGAAGCCCACAGCGGCCGCTACATCAAGGTGAACGAGGCCGGCCCCACGGTGACGCCGGCCGAGCTGGCCGGGCTGCGGGCCCGGTTGATGGACCTGGCCACGCCGGGGAGCTATTGGGTACTGGCGGGCAGCCTACCGCCGGGCGTCCCGTCCACCTGCTACGGGGAGCTGATCGCTGTGCTGCGGGAACGGGGAGCACGGCCCATGTTGGATACCAGCGGTGAGGCCCTGCGCCTGGGCTGTGCTGCGGGGCCGTTTCTGGTCAAGCCCAACCAGGAAGAGGCCGCCGAATTGCTGGGGCGGCCGCTCCGCACCCAGGCCGACCGGCTGGACACGGTGGCGTTTTTTCTGGAGCAGGGTGTAGAGTTGGTGGCCCTGTCCCTGGGCGCGGAGGGGCTGGTGTTGGGGAGCCGGAGCGAGGTGGTGCAGGCGGTGCCGCCGGCCGTGACAGTGCAGACGGTGGTCGGCGTGGGGGATGCCCTGCTGGCCGGCATCCTCTGGGCCCTGGTGCGAGGGGCAACCTTGGCCGATGTGGCGCGGTGGGGAGTCGCCGCGGGCACGGCTGCCGCCCAGGAGCCAGGCGTGGGCGTGGGCAGCCGTGCATCCGTGGAGGCGCTCTACGGACAGGTTCGCGTGTTCACCCTGCGCTAGAAGAGAGCGGTACCGTCGCTTCCCCGGTCACATCTTCCTCCTCCAGGTGTCCCCGGGCCTCGGCCTGGGCCAGCACCCGCTGGATGGCGTCCACCAGCGCCCGGGCGGACGCCACGCTGAGCTCCACCGCCACCCGGGCGCCCGGTCCCTGCGCTTCGTTCACAAAGTCGATGTTCAGGGCGTGCTCCAGGGGCGCATGGAAGGGATGGTCGTAGGAGACGTAGGCCTGGGCCAGTTCAAACCAGTCCTGCCGGCCCTTGCCGCTGCCTGCGATCTGGATCTGCTCGGCGATCATGGTGCACATAGCCATCTCTCTCTTTCTCATGATGCCGGTTTGACGGCAATACCGCTGCCCCGGCGGATTCGATCCACAGATTCCACAGATGAACACAGATTTTGCCAGTCCTCGTAGGGGCGGGCCCCCGTGCCCGCCCGATGCCGCCACACCCGGGCGGATAAAAGGGCGGCGACGCATGCGCAGCTGCGAGCTGCGCCTACGAAGGAGCGGCCAGGCCCCGTAGGGACGGCCCCCGGGTTTACACCGATGGCCTGCCATGCCGCTCCCCATCAGGCAGACGAAGTCGGCGTGCTCAGGTACTTCTCCAGGAAGGCAAAGATCTTCTTCCAGCCGTCCACCGCCTGGGCCTGCCGATAGTTGGGGCGGTCGTAGTAGAAGAAGCCGTGGCCCGCGCCGGGGTACATGTGAAACTCGTAGACCTTGTTGTATTTTTTCAGCTCCTCCTCGTGCCGGGCCACCTGTTCCGGCGTGGGATTCCGGTCTTCCTCCCCGAAGAGGCCCAACAGGGGACAGGAGAGGTTCGGCGTATAGTCGATGGGCGCAACAGGCTGTTTGGGGGTCAATTCCTCTGGGGACATGACCACCCGGCCGCCCCAGCAATCCACCGCCGCGTCGAAGCCCTGGGTGCGGCAGGCAGCCAGATAGGCATGGCGGCCGCCGGAGCAGGTTCCGAAGACGCCGACCTTGCCGTTGATGTAGGGCAGGGAGCGCAGGAACTTCATCGCGCCCTCGATGTCGCCCACGGCCTGGTCGTCGGGGACGCCCCCCTCGGCCCGCACCCGGGCAGCCACGTCCTCGGGCGTGCCATGGCCGGCCCGGTAGTAGAGGTTGGGGGAGATGGCGGCGTAGCCGTGGTGGGCGAATTTACGGGTCGCCTCCCGGTACCATTCGTCCCAGCCGGGCATGTGGTGGATGACCACCATGCCGGGGAAAGGTCCTGGCCCCAGGGGACGGGCAAAGTAGGCGTTGATGACATCGCCGTTGGCGCCGTGGATGGTCACGGTCTCTGCCAACATGCCTTCATACATGTCCGTCTGGTACATGATGCCTCCTTGGTGAATTCCGCAGTACATGTGGTCCATGTCGTGGTACATGAGTCGTGGTACATGATAAGGTGCGAGATAGGATGCAGCGTCCCTTTCTGCAACAGGGCGATAACGCCGTAGATAGGGACGTAGATGGGGTACACATGGGCGTGGCAGTCAAGCCAAGTATACCCTGTCGTGCGGGTCTGAACAAGAAGGTGCGCAGAACCTGCACCTCGAAAATCTTGTTTGACAGGGCCAATACGATTTGATACCATGGAGCGTGAAAGGGGGGATTTCCTCGCCTTTCCATCCAAATTTTCCAGCCCTTTTTACCCGTTTACCAGCTTCCATTACAGCCTGCTCCGTTCACTCGCAAAGGGTGTTATCGAACCATGTCGGGCACTCCTGGCGATGACACACTGACCCTGTTGGATCGGCGCCCGGGTGAGTCAGCTCCCCTCCCGTGAAAAATGCCGTGAAAAATTGGGTGCGCATTTTTCACACGGCTATCCTGGCCGCCCTACGGGAAACTGGCTTTTCGTTGGTCTTCACAGCGCAGTAAAACGTTTTCATCCGACCTGGTGCCTGGGTTTGCCCATGGCCATCTGCCGCACGGTAACGGCTGACCCTGGCCGACGATACTGGCACCTGCGCGCCCCCTCCGCAAGGCAGGGCCAGCAAAACCGGCCAGACGTCTGTTACACAATCATTCCCGTCCATCCCATTCCGCAAGATTGACCTGAGGAGGAACCCCATGTCGTATGCGCACCGGACGTGGCCCAGCTGGCCTTCGTCCAAGACCTGGTACCGATTTCTCCCCCCTGTTCTGCTCGTCTTGACCTTGCTGTTCACGGCCTGTGACTCGTCTTCGGAGCCTTCTTCCGAACCTGCGCCGGCAGAGGCGCCTGCGGCCGAAGCGCCGGCTGCCCCCGCAGCGGCAGAGCCCCAGGCAGCCCAGCAGCCGGCCAGCGTGGACGACTACCTGGCCCAACGGGAACAGTGTACCTGGGATACCCCCTGCTGGCCTGAAATTGTGGACACCATCCCCACCTCCTTCCAGGAAGCGCCCATGCTGGCCGAGCGGGTCCAGGCCGGCGAGCTGCCGCCAGTGGAGGAGCGCCTGCCCAAGGAGCCCCTGGTCATCCAGCCGGCAGAGATGATCGGCCAATACGGCGGCACCCTGCGCCGCGCCTTCACCGGCCCGGGCGACCGCCAGAATGTGGAGCGCTGGGTCAATGACTATGGCATCTTCTGGAATACCGGCGCCAATGAACTGCGGCCCCGGGTCATCAAATCCTGGGAGGCCAATGAAGATGCCAGCGAGTGGACCTTCTACCTGCGGGAAGGCATGAAGTGGTCCGACGGTGCCCCGTACACCGCCGACGACTACCTGTTCTGGTATGAACACATTCTGACCAACGAGCTGTTGGTCCCCACCCAGCCCTGGTACATGCGCTGGGGCGGGGAGACGGCCGTCTTCGAGAAGGTGGACGGTTACACCTTTAAGATCAAGTTCGCCCAGCCCTTCCCCTCGTGGCTGGAGACCATGTCCACCTCCAGCGTGGCCGGCCACTTCCACCAGGGTCGAAACGGCGGCGGCCTGGTGGCGCCCCGCCACTACCTGGAGCAGTTCCACCCCGATTTTGTGGGCGAAGAGGAAGCCAACCAGATTGCCCAGGACGCCGGCTACGAGAACTGGCACCTCCACTTCCTGGCCAAAAATGACGCGGCCATGAACCCCGAGCTGCCGGTCATCACCCCCTGGAAGCCGGTCACCCGCATCGCCGACAGCGAGTACATCCTGGAACGGAACCCCTACTACATCGGCGTGGACACGGAAGGCAACCAGCTTCCCTACTTCGACCGCATCTCCCTGGAACTGGTGGAGGAGCTGGAGGTGTTGAATCTGCGGGCCATCGCCGGCAACTACACGGTGCAGGGCCGCCATATCGACTTCGCCAAGTTGCCCGTGATCCGGGAAAACGAGGAAGCCGGCGGCTACTTCGTGGACTTCTGGGGCAGCAGCACCCGCCATCCCGTGGCTGTCTACATTAACATGGACTGGCAAGGCGATCCGGAGATTGCCGAATACACGGTGGGCAGCCTGGAGTTCCGCAAGGCCCTCTCCCTGGCCATCGAGCGCTCGGAGCTCAACGAGACCTTCTTCCTGGGCGTGGGCACCGAGGCCTCCCTCTGCCCGGCCAACACCCCACCTTTCTTCAACAGCGACCGCTGGGATCGGGAGTTCGGCCGCTTTGATCCGGATGAGGCCAACCAGATCCTGGACAGCATCGGCCTGGATCAGCGGGACAGCGAGGGCTTCCGCCTGTTGCCCAGCGGCAAGCGGCTGACCCTGCGCATCGACGCGGTGAGTGGCGCCTTCCTGCCCTACCCGGAGATCGGCGAGCGGATCGCCCAGATGTGGGCCCAGAACATCGGCATTCAGCTTCTGATCAACCCCGTAGAGCGCAGCCTCTGGATCGAGCGGTCGGAAGCCAACGAGCCCATGATGAGCCTCTTCGAGACGGGCGAATGGAATCCAGAGGTACTCCCGCGCCTGATCCCGGGCACTCGCTGGGCACCCCTGGCCACAGCCTGGGGCAATACACCCAACCCCGATCCGGCCGAGTATGACGGGCCAGAATGGATCAAGGCCCAGATCCTGAAACACTGGGAGGCCATCCAGGAGCCGGATCCGGAAAAGCGGCGGGCCCTCTACATCGAAGGCACGGAGATCATGTGTGACAACCAGCCCTTGTTGGGCGTCGTCGTCAACGTCCCCGTCTACACCACCCTGATCAAGAAGAACGTGCGCAACGTGCCCAAGCCCATGGAGTGGGTGGTCTATGCCCAGACCCCCGGTAACGGGTACCCCGAACAGTTCTTCATGATCCAGGAGTGACGCTGCGGCAAGAACCGCGCAGAGCGGAGAGCCCCCAGAGATTTTTAGCCGGGATGGGGCCTGCCAGTGGGTATCCCATCCCGGCCCACACAGACAAACCCGGTCGTTCCCAATTACGCCGCGGAGTCGGCATCCTCTCTCCGCAAACGGGCAACTCTCCGTAAACGGGCAACAATCGTGAAGTAGTGAAACTGGCTGATACCCAAGAGGAAACCCGATGGTAGCCTATCTGATCCGGCGTGTCTTCTATGGGCTGTTGACCATTTTTGCCGTGTCGGTCCTCTCTTTCCTCATCATCCAACTTCCCCCCGGCGACTATGTGACCTCCTACATCGCCTCCCTGGAGGCCCAGGGCGATGAAGTTTCGGCCGAAGAGGCCGCTGCCCTGCGGGAATATTTCGGGCTGGGGCAGCCGGCCTATGTCCAATATGGCAAGTGGATCTGGCAGATCCTGCATGGAAACTTCGGCATGTCCTTCCAGTATCGGGTGCCGGTCACTGAGGTGATCGGCGAGCGGCTCTTGCTCACGGTGCTCCTGGCCCTGGGGACGGTGGTCTTCATCTGGGTGGTGGCCATTCCCATCGGCATCTACTCGGCCGTGCGTCAATATTCCATCCCTGACTATCTGGCCACATTCCTGGGCTTCACGGGCCTGGCCGTGCCGGATTTTCTGCTGGCCCTGGTGCTCATGTACTTCGCCTGGGATCTGTACGATTTCAGCATCGGCGGCCTCTTCTCGCCCGAGTACGTGACGGCGCCATGGGGCGTCGACCGGGTGATCGACCTGCTGAAGCACATGATCATCCCGGTGATTGTGCTGGGCACCTCGGGGACGGCCTCCCTGATCCGCATCACCCGGGCCAACCTGTTGGACGAATTGCGCAAGCCCTACGTGGTGGCGGCCCGGGCCAAGGGACTGTCCGAATGGCAGCTCATCCTCAAATATCCGGTACGCCTGGCCCTCAACCCCATCATCAGCCTGACGGCCTACATTCTGCCGTTTTTGGTCTCGGGCAGCGTCATCGTCTCGGTGGTGTTGAGCCTGCCCACCGTCGGGCCGGTGTTGCTGCGCTCCCTCCTTTCCCAGGACATGTTCCTGGCCGGGGCCATCATCCTGCTCATCGGGGTCATGACGGTCATCGGCACCCTGCTGTCGGACATCCTGCTGGCCCTCATCGACCCCCGGGTCCGGCTCCAGTAGGCACCGAAAATCTGTCGAGATAAGAAAGAAGATGGACAAAGGTTTGGAAGGATGAGTCAAGAAAGCACCGTTCTGCCCCCCATCCAGAAGCCCCCCGTCCAGCAGGCGGAGCGCGACCAGGCCAACGAGCTGGAGGAACGCCTCAGCGTGGCGTCCCAGCGCCAGTTGATGTGGATGCGCTTTAAGCGCCATCGTCTGGCGTTGGTGGCCACTGTGATCGTCCTGCTGTTCTACCTGGCAGCGCTGGGGGCTGAATTTCTGGCCACCAGCGATCCCACCCTGGGCCGCTCCGCCCGGGCGGTCGTCCCGCCCCAGCCCATCTACCTCTTCGACAACGGCCGGTTTCGCCTCCACGTCTGTGGCGTGGAAGGCAGCCGGGATCCCTACACCATGCAGAAAATTTACAAGCGAGATTGCTCCCGCAAAATCGACTTGAAATTCTTCGCCCGGGGATTCGAGTACAAATTCCTGGGCCTGATCCCGGCCAACATTCACCTGTTGGGCGTCCGAGATCCAGAGACCTACACGGCCGAGGAGACCCTCTTCCTGTTGGGCACCGACATCCAGGGACGCGACCTCTACTCCCGCATCATCTACGGGACCCGCACCTCCATGACCATCGGCCTCATCGGGGTGGCCTTGAGCCTGGCCCTGGGGATTGTCCTGGGCGGTATTTCAGGCTTCTTTGGGGGTGTCATCGACAACATCATCCAGCGGACCATCGAGATCATCCGCTCCATCCCCACCATCCCCCTGTGGATGGGGCTGGCCGCCGCCCTGCCGCCCGACTGGTCGGTGCTGCAGATCTACTTTGCCATCACCATCATCGTCTCCCTGTTTGCCTGGACGGACCTGGCCCGGGTGGTGCGGGGCCGTTTTCTGGCCATGCGCGAAGAGGACTTCGTCACCGCCGCCCTGGTGACCGGCGCCACCTGGCAGGCCATCATCTTCCGCCACATGGTGCCCTCCTTCTACAGCCACCTCATCGCCTCGGCCACCCTGGCCATTCCGTTCATGATCATCAGCGAGACAGCCCTGAGCTTCCTGGGGCTGGGCCTGCGGCCGCCGGCCATCAGCTGGGGCGTCCTCTTGCAGGCCACCCAAAATGTCCAGGCCATCGCCCTCACCCCCTGGCTCATGTTTCCGGCCGTCCCGGTGATTGTGGCCATCCTGGCCCTGAACTTCATGGGCGACGGCCTGCGGGATGCAGCAGATCCGTACAGCTAAAGGCTGGTAACCCGGGAAAGTCTGACCCTATGACCCAACGCACCCTCACCCAACCCAAACCGCCCCCCACGACCCAGGCAGAACCCCTGCTCCAGGTCAGGAACCTGCAGACCTACTTTTTCACCGAGGAAGGGGTCGTCCACGCGGTGGACGGCGCCAGCTTTGACGTATTGCCGGGGAGAACCCTGGGGATTGTGGGGGAAAGCGGCTGCGGCAAAAGCGTGGCCGCCAAGTCCATCCTCCAGATCGTCGACCGGCCGGGCCGCATCGTGGGGGGAGAGATCCTGTACAACTACCCGGCGGGCCCCGGGCAGATCCGCCAGGTCAACCTGCTTTCCTTCCCCGCGGACAGCCCGGAGATGCGCGCCATCCGGGGCGGGGAAATCTCCATGATCTTCCAGGAGCCCATGTCTTCCTTCAGCCCCGTCCATACCGTGGGCGACCAGATTGTGGAGGCCATCCGGCTCCACAACCGGGTGGACAAGGCCACGGCCTGGGAAACGGCTCGGGAATGGCTCCACCATGTGGGCATCCCCAACCCGAGCCAGCGCATGCACGAATACCCCTACCGGCTCAGCGGCGGCCAATGCCAGCGGGCCATGATCGCCATGGCCCTGGCCACCAACCCCCGCATCCTCATCGCCGACGAGCCCACCACTGCGCTGGACGTCACCACCCAGGCCCAGATCCTGAACCTGCTTCGCCGCCTCCAGGCCGAACAGGGCATGGCCATGATCTTCATCACCCACGACCTGGGGGTCATTGCCGAGCTGGCCGACGAGGTGGCGGTGATGTACCTGGGCCGGGTGGTGGAGCGGGCACCGGTCTACGAACTCTTCCGCAACCCCAAACACCCCTACACCCGGGCCCTGCTCCAGTCCATCCCCCGCCTGGATGCCCGGCCCCGGGAGCGGCTGCCCTCCATCGAGGGCTCCATCCCCCACCCCCAGAACCGGCCGCCGGGCTGCCCATTCCATCCCCGCTGCCCGGACTTTATGCCCGGCGTCTGCGACCAGCGGGAGCCCCGGCTCGCTGCCGTGGGCGATCATCACGAAGCCAGTTGCTTTCTCTACCCAGGATGCTAGCCAGCCATGACAGAACGTTTGAGTCAGCCGGTCACCGCTGGAGCCACCCAGCCGGACGATATCTACCAGAACCCCGAGATCGTGCTCCAGGTCCGCCATCTCAAGAAATACTTCCCCCTGGAAAGTGGCTTCTTTCGGCGCAGGGTGGGCGTAGTGCGGGCCGTGGACGATGTGAGCTTTACCATCCGGGAAGGGGAGACGGTCAGCCTGGTGGGCGAGAGTGGCTGTGGCAAGACCACCACTTCCCGCTGTATCGTCCGGGCCCTGGACCCGACCGACGGCGAAATCCTCTACCGGACCTATGAGGGCAACGTGGTGGACCTGGCCCGGATGAGCCAGGCCGAGATTCGCCCCCTGCGCCGGGGGATCCAGATGGTCTTCCAGGATCCTTTCTCCTCCCTCAATCCCCGGATGACCATCTACGAGATCGTCAGCGAGCCCTTGCGGGTGCACAATATCGGCACCCGCCAAGAGCGGGAGGAGCGGGTGG harbors:
- a CDS encoding ABC transporter permease; this encodes MSQESTVLPPIQKPPVQQAERDQANELEERLSVASQRQLMWMRFKRHRLALVATVIVLLFYLAALGAEFLATSDPTLGRSARAVVPPQPIYLFDNGRFRLHVCGVEGSRDPYTMQKIYKRDCSRKIDLKFFARGFEYKFLGLIPANIHLLGVRDPETYTAEETLFLLGTDIQGRDLYSRIIYGTRTSMTIGLIGVALSLALGIVLGGISGFFGGVIDNIIQRTIEIIRSIPTIPLWMGLAAALPPDWSVLQIYFAITIIVSLFAWTDLARVVRGRFLAMREEDFVTAALVTGATWQAIIFRHMVPSFYSHLIASATLAIPFMIISETALSFLGLGLRPPAISWGVLLQATQNVQAIALTPWLMFPAVPVIVAILALNFMGDGLRDAADPYS
- the pfkB gene encoding 1-phosphofructokinase, with amino-acid sequence MTEPLLPVFTVTLNPGLDRTLVVPRLQENVVLRAVESRLDWGGKGFNVSRALQALGVPSTALGFVGGATGQLLERGLSGLGIATDFVHIQGETRTNTVIAEAHSGRYIKVNEAGPTVTPAELAGLRARLMDLATPGSYWVLAGSLPPGVPSTCYGELIAVLRERGARPMLDTSGEALRLGCAAGPFLVKPNQEEAAELLGRPLRTQADRLDTVAFFLEQGVELVALSLGAEGLVLGSRSEVVQAVPPAVTVQTVVGVGDALLAGILWALVRGATLADVARWGVAAGTAAAQEPGVGVGSRASVEALYGQVRVFTLR
- a CDS encoding ABC transporter substrate-binding protein; this translates as MSYAHRTWPSWPSSKTWYRFLPPVLLVLTLLFTACDSSSEPSSEPAPAEAPAAEAPAAPAAAEPQAAQQPASVDDYLAQREQCTWDTPCWPEIVDTIPTSFQEAPMLAERVQAGELPPVEERLPKEPLVIQPAEMIGQYGGTLRRAFTGPGDRQNVERWVNDYGIFWNTGANELRPRVIKSWEANEDASEWTFYLREGMKWSDGAPYTADDYLFWYEHILTNELLVPTQPWYMRWGGETAVFEKVDGYTFKIKFAQPFPSWLETMSTSSVAGHFHQGRNGGGLVAPRHYLEQFHPDFVGEEEANQIAQDAGYENWHLHFLAKNDAAMNPELPVITPWKPVTRIADSEYILERNPYYIGVDTEGNQLPYFDRISLELVEELEVLNLRAIAGNYTVQGRHIDFAKLPVIRENEEAGGYFVDFWGSSTRHPVAVYINMDWQGDPEIAEYTVGSLEFRKALSLAIERSELNETFFLGVGTEASLCPANTPPFFNSDRWDREFGRFDPDEANQILDSIGLDQRDSEGFRLLPSGKRLTLRIDAVSGAFLPYPEIGERIAQMWAQNIGIQLLINPVERSLWIERSEANEPMMSLFETGEWNPEVLPRLIPGTRWAPLATAWGNTPNPDPAEYDGPEWIKAQILKHWEAIQEPDPEKRRALYIEGTEIMCDNQPLLGVVVNVPVYTTLIKKNVRNVPKPMEWVVYAQTPGNGYPEQFFMIQE
- a CDS encoding ABC transporter ATP-binding protein, with the translated sequence MTQRTLTQPKPPPTTQAEPLLQVRNLQTYFFTEEGVVHAVDGASFDVLPGRTLGIVGESGCGKSVAAKSILQIVDRPGRIVGGEILYNYPAGPGQIRQVNLLSFPADSPEMRAIRGGEISMIFQEPMSSFSPVHTVGDQIVEAIRLHNRVDKATAWETAREWLHHVGIPNPSQRMHEYPYRLSGGQCQRAMIAMALATNPRILIADEPTTALDVTTQAQILNLLRRLQAEQGMAMIFITHDLGVIAELADEVAVMYLGRVVERAPVYELFRNPKHPYTRALLQSIPRLDARPRERLPSIEGSIPHPQNRPPGCPFHPRCPDFMPGVCDQREPRLAAVGDHHEASCFLYPGC
- a CDS encoding DUF6295 family protein; this encodes MAMCTMIAEQIQIAGSGKGRQDWFELAQAYVSYDHPFHAPLEHALNIDFVNEAQGPGARVAVELSVASARALVDAIQRVLAQAEARGHLEEEDVTGEATVPLSSSAG
- a CDS encoding dienelactone hydrolase family protein, which produces MYQTDMYEGMLAETVTIHGANGDVINAYFARPLGPGPFPGMVVIHHMPGWDEWYREATRKFAHHGYAAISPNLYYRAGHGTPEDVAARVRAEGGVPDDQAVGDIEGAMKFLRSLPYINGKVGVFGTCSGGRHAYLAACRTQGFDAAVDCWGGRVVMSPEELTPKQPVAPIDYTPNLSCPLLGLFGEEDRNPTPEQVARHEEELKKYNKVYEFHMYPGAGHGFFYYDRPNYRQAQAVDGWKKIFAFLEKYLSTPTSSA
- a CDS encoding FGGY-family carbohydrate kinase: MESTPLLVGLDVGTTNIKAIAFDPAGQAVAQATVPTPTHYHPEPSRQGWAYYHPEELWETTARALRQVTAGLTEPGRVVGVAVASVGETGIPLDRAGRPTGEAIAWFDRRTTEQAAWLDAQIGWERLFAISGLALQPIFGLCKVLWLRQHEPEAWARTARWLNVADYIAYRLSGQMATDFSLASRTLALDLHRLRWATELLAELGLPPDLFAPLTASGTPLGPVLPEVAAATGLPSHAQVAVGGHDHVCGALALGVTDPGTVLNSLGTAEAVFLPVTRPLTDPAFGQQGYSQGTHVDGRHYYALGGLYTSGASVEWFREAIADGAPYATLIQEAADVPPGSLGVCFLPHLRLANPPHLDPRSRGAFIGLSTEARRGVLFRALLEGLSLEMRSTLEPLLGHAQATLQRVMATGGGTRNELWIRIKAGVLDRPVHVVSVAESTALGAAVLAGMGAGVYADVADALARLALTATPVHPVPEEARLYSRIYREVYSHVYETLRPLHHALDTIRSSRSS
- a CDS encoding ABC transporter permease, encoding MVAYLIRRVFYGLLTIFAVSVLSFLIIQLPPGDYVTSYIASLEAQGDEVSAEEAAALREYFGLGQPAYVQYGKWIWQILHGNFGMSFQYRVPVTEVIGERLLLTVLLALGTVVFIWVVAIPIGIYSAVRQYSIPDYLATFLGFTGLAVPDFLLALVLMYFAWDLYDFSIGGLFSPEYVTAPWGVDRVIDLLKHMIIPVIVLGTSGTASLIRITRANLLDELRKPYVVAARAKGLSEWQLILKYPVRLALNPIISLTAYILPFLVSGSVIVSVVLSLPTVGPVLLRSLLSQDMFLAGAIILLIGVMTVIGTLLSDILLALIDPRVRLQ